In the genome of Cervus elaphus chromosome 5, mCerEla1.1, whole genome shotgun sequence, the window GCCTCGATCCACTTACGCCCCCGAGTGGACGTGGAAGGAGCCCACTTCATTGCCATCCCAGCCCATGGCCTGCAGGGAGGGGTAGTCATCACTCAGGTCTCCTTTCCTGCCCAGGAAGTTCTCCTGCTCGAAGATGGTCAGCCTCGAGTCACGGTGGTTCTGCAGACACAGGGACAGAGTCGGAGCATCAGGGTGTCAGCCGGAAGCCCCAGCCGGCCCCAGCACCCCAGCTCTCGTCTCCAAAAACCAGCCTTCCTCACCAGCCCTCTGGAAGGACAATAAGGCAACAGGCACTGGAAACCTTACAAGAGACAAAACCTTCCAGAAATTCACACAAAATAAACAAGGACAACAAGCCTtggtgataaaagaaaaaaagaaaagaatcaaaaaaatCAGTATGACAGCCCGCAGCAGGGGATCAGGGAGTAAGCCGGAGTGTTACACTAGGGTTAAGAGAAGGGtgtggagatctgggttcaaatcctggttctccACATGTCAGCTGACTGAGCTTAAAAACATGCCCCACACATATacggtggaatattactcagccattaaaaagaatgaagtaatgccatttgcagcgacacgaatggacctggagagtgtcatactgagtgaagtaagtcagacagaaggaGGGAACGCCATGTAACactccttatatgtggaatcaaaggAGAAACGATGCCAATGAACTTAACTTACAAAAcaggaagagactcacagacttagagaacgaacttaaTGCTTGCCGGAGCGGGAAGACGGGGGGATGGGAtcgttagggagtttggggtggacatgtacacactgccatattcaaaatggataaccaacaaggtcctcctgtagagcacacggaactctgctcaatgtcctgcggcagcctggatgggagggcagtttagGGGAGgatggatccatgtatatgtgtggctgagtcccttccctgtccacctgaaactatggCAACATTGTtaaattggctataccccaatacaaaataaaaagtttaaacagACAAAAACCCTGCCCTCACAGcatttctgagcctgtttcctcatctataaaatgaaattaaccaCATCTACTTCTGCAGAACTCGTAAACCAGGTAAAGGCAGGGATCGCGTCTGGGGGAGTCCACGCGGGTCCCCACATGGGCACAGTGGCTGGGCTGTCTGTGAACAGTGAACAACCATAACACGGTTACTAGGTAGGTCACCATGGAAAATGTCACAGGTGAGATTTAATCACCCGGAGGGTGACTGGCATATATTTGCAGAGCGGGTAAGGCTGGTTTCCAAGCTTTAGGTTCATTCTGATTCAATTTGTATAACCAAATGATGTGCATATGTAGATATATAGCTATAGATGGTATAGATACACAGATCTAGACATCGATATGGACATCAATCACTGCAGATAGAATCTGTGGGTAGCACAGAAACCAAGGAAATCTCAAGTACTGATAACAGTAGGCTTCTGTCTCAGAAGTGTGGGTAtaagtgacttttattttcttattcagcCATATTGGGTTTTTCCCTGAACTTTAGGAGATAAATACATGTGCTGcagttatttaaaattcattaaaattgtttttgaaggagaaaaatacacctttttgagcctcagttttttcatctgtaaaacgggggtAATAGTACTCACCTCTACCCATACTCTGTAAACAGTagctaaaatataaaatcaggAACACTGACAATGAATTAGGAATAAGAAATAGGACCCTTCACATCGCCCTGCTATCTCTGGTACCCAGCCTCTCCCAGTGGTCCCTGAGTCATGAAAAGAGAGAcacaaggacttctctggtggtccagaggttaagactccatgctcccaacacagaGGGTATAGGTTCAGTCCCCGatcagggcactaagatcccaaAGTCCGCACAGCACGGccggaaaaaaggaaaaggacagaAAACAGGAAGGAGTTTATATCACAACCAGAGTTCCGACGGGCAGAATGTCTGTGGTAGGCTCTGTCCACATGTACATTCTTCTCCCCAGAACTTAAGTACTATGGCCCCATTTcaagatgaagacactgaggctcagagaggggagggaCTGCCACAGCTTGAAGCAGTGACACGAGAATCTGAACTCTGGACATCCAATTCCCAAGCCCCACTGGAGGGGCTCAGCGCACCACCCCCGCCCTCAAGGACCAGGCGGTGTTGGGACTCACGGCGCAGGCCACGGGCCGGAAGGAGGTGAGCCGCTCGGCGGGGTAGGACGTGTTGCCGCTCCAGGCGTCCCAGGATGGGTACTCGCCCCGCTCCAGCACATACTGCTGCCCTTGGAAGCCGGCGTGCTCAAAACCCACCCACCTGCCGGCAGAGGGGAGAGGGTGCGAGAGGTTAGGAGGCTTCCGACCCTGAGTTCTAGGCCAGTGGTTGTCATGCAGGGGTGACtttgccccccccaccccaccccacccaaggAGGCAGTGAAAATGTCTGCAGGCATTTTTAGTTGTCTTGCTGGGAGTCAGGAGGAGAGAGATTTGCAACTGGCATTTGTGAGTAGAGGCTGGGGACGCTGCTAAACGTCCTCCCATGCCCTAGGCAGCCCCCAGCACGGAATTACCTGACCCCAAACATCCACAGTGCCGACGTGGAGAAGCCCACTGCCCCACTGCGCATCCTGCCCCTTGCAGGTACCTGCCACCCTCGGACCTGTCCCCCTGGGCCATGTAGATGAGACTCGAGCATACGCTGACTTCAGCCTTGGCCATCTCATTAATCTccgtctctctttttaattttttcaaatttattttatgtttggctgcgctgggtctccgCTTCTgctgcgggcttttctctagttgcagagggcAGGAGCggcctctagttgcggtgtgcaggctccttattgcggtggcttctcttgttttggagcacaggctctagggcatgggcttcagtagttgtggcccgtgAGCTTAGCTACCtcaaagcatgtggaatcttccccaatcagggatcgaactcctatctcctgccttggcaggcagattctttaccactggaccaccaggtaagtcctctctctccctctttttaaataaaacatatctCATGCTCAGATCTCAGTCAGGCAGCAACAGTTAACTAAAAATTACTAGCattatttttcactgtatttttagTTACCTTCCACTTTTGGTGAGTGATATTGACTGTTGATTTGTGCCTAGCAGGGACATTTCAGACCCAACACTGGATTTTGAAGGTCTGCCCCACAAGGCTGCCTCATCCAATGGGCAGACCCTGTGTGAATGGCGCCCCTCCCCAGCGCAGCTACATTTGGGCAGTGCACAACCTGTGCAACCTTACGCTGCCGTCCTTTATGCTCCCCAGCATGTCAGACCCACGGAGGCACACCAGTACAGTTAGAGCCTGGGAAGATAGGACCTAGAACGCCTAAAAGTCCCAGCACCCCTCTCTAGATGCCTTCCTGTCTCCCCAATCCCAGTTCCGATCCCCCTGGACTCACGCGCCACTCAGCACTTTCAAAGATCGAACAGTCTCAAAGCCAAGCTCCAGCACGCTGGGGCACTCAGCCGTGAACTCATGCCGCCGGCCCTGGAAGCCCTCCTCATCCCACACCACGATCTATGCCGGAGAGAAAAGGTGGGGACCCACATCAGAGTCCTGGGCAGCTGGGGGGAATGCGGGGCGGTGAGGGGTTAGGGATGCACCCCAGGACTCAGTGTGGGGCAGGCCAGGTAACGCTGGGACGGCAAACTCAGATGCCTCCAGGGTCCAGGGAGGGGACGGTGAGAGCTGAGACCCCGGGAGCACAGGCCCTGCTCAGCGCCACCTATTGCTGCCACATGGTAATGCAACCAACAGTCCAATTTCCCCCAAGACAACCCTTCTTACCGAACCTCTCTGTGAACTAACTCTCCCGGTCTTCAAACGCTGATGACAAATTCAGAggttttaggtgtttttttttttgtttgtttgttttttaacacagAGGAAACCAAAGGAATCATGCCCAGAGACTGTGCAACATCACCAGTTTGCCTTTTCTGCCAGTAACAGTGgtgttgctcagtcgagtccgactctttgtgattccatggactgtagcccgctaggctcctccgtccatgggattctccaggcaagaatactggagtgggttgccattcccttctccaggggatcttcccaacccagggatcggacccgggtctcctgcgttccaggcagactctttaccatttgaactacAGGGAAGACCTGTCGCTTTCTGCCAGAGAGACGGTTAAATTCGAGGACCAGAAGTCCCAAGTTCAAATCAAGAACCtctgtgtgtgaccttgggcaagaacCTCTCCCTCTCGGAGCCTCGACTACATCCTCCGTGAAATGGGCCCTCATTACCGGCCCCGCTCCAGGGGTGCGGTGGGGATTGAGAGAAGGTGGGGCAGGGGTCCGCAGGCCCTGGGCTTGACCtgtgccctccccctccccagacccAGCACCTCTCCCTACCTTCCAGTGTCCCGCCGACTTGGTGCACTGCAGAGACATGCCGCTCGTTTCCTAGGCGACAGAAGAAGATGAGGAAGCTTCCACCCCGACTCTGCTCCCCTCCTTGAAGCTGAAGTCTGGTTTGGGCAGATGGGTACCCAGGTGGGGCCCAGAAGTGCCCAAGATGAAGGGCAAAGTGTGGCTTTGGGCAGTCTCCTCCTCCACTTTCCAATACCTTCTTTTCTTCCATCCTTTCTCTGTCTCAAAATGTACCCATTCCCCTACACCCCGCTCTGTGCTGTTTTACCTACTCAGTAGGGGGAATTTCCGCGGCTGCGGGTGGGTGAATGCTGTGCCCCTGGCAAGTGCCAAGGTGATCAGCTTGAGAGCCTCCCAAAGATAGCACCTGACCCAGAACGGAGGCTCTAAGAGCGGAAGTTGAGGCAGCAGGATTACAGGAATCATTTGGGTTTTAAACGGCGGTCGCAGGTACTGGTCTCGAGGTCTGGAGCCTGGTTCGATGAGGATGGCATTCGGGATGACTCAGTGGTATCCCCCCAGGACTGGGGACCAGGGGctcccctgcctcccaggagACTCACCCAGAGCTCGAATCCCACCCCTCTCCAACCCGGGGGACTTACCGAGACGGACCCAGAGAACATGCCAGACCCGGGAACGGCCAAGGTCAGGCTCTTAtaggcagggaggagagagggccCCTCGGGGGACAGAGCCCTGACTCAGCAAGTGAGTGACAGGAACAAAAGCCAGCCCTGCTTGTGGCTCCAATGGAGAGGTGTCAGCAGCATTGGCCTCGGCTGGGAGGGAGAGGCCAGGGTGCCCCCCTCGGGGATCCCCGGGAAGGAGGCAAGAGGAAGAAGGTCCACCCTGGTCCAGCGGTGGACCAAGAGTCCAAAAACCTCAGCCTTCCTAGCCGTGTGACCCGGGGCGGGTCCTCCCCCCATTTCTTCCTGTAAAATGGAGCGAGGATGAACTATAAAATGGCATGAGAGTATGTCACATGTCTGGCACAGGCATTCAACAAACACCCATCCCTTTCCCCTCTCCCAGGTCCCGTCTTCTTCCTCAGCTGGGGGCAATCAGGGTGGGCTTCATGGCAGAGGTGGCATTGAAACTCGGTTCTGAAGGGTGTGGAGGATTTATAGCGGAGTGAGATGCTTTTGCTAGGCAAGAGCGCAGAGGTGGGAATCTGGGGCTGGTGGCCCGATGGGGCTGAAGGAGTGCAGAGGGACGCAGGCAGGACGGGTGGCTGGGTCAGGGCCTCCAGGGCCCACAAAGCCCAGAGAGGGGCCCAGCTggctccgtggacagaggaaggcGCTGGTGGCCTGAACATGCTTAACGAACTGTGCCGCACCGCCCAACATCCGGGGCTCGGAGAAGTCACTTCGTGCACACGtctccccccactcccaccctctgAAATTGGCCCAAGAGGGTCCTCTCACGGCAGAGGGAAGAGCATGGGTGGAAACCAGATCCCTCCGGGTGAGCTGGAGAACGTGCACGTCAGCTCACGGAGCTGTGAGCTGAGAAGGCAACGCTAGTGCCCTCCTGGGTGGGTGATAGGCAGCCCTATCAAAGGTACAACTTTGACATCAGGTTGCCAGCAAGGTTAAAGGCCAAGGATGCAGCCTCCGTAGCCAGACGGCCCGGGTTTATGTCCCACTCTTGGTGGCTGGGTAACCTTGAGCCTGTTACTTCGtctctccgagcctcagtttcctcatatgtaaaatgggtaTACAGGTAAACTGGGTTCAGCCTAAGAGATGAGGTATTGTGAGGGGAAACGAATTATACACGAACAGCATCGCTCTTCTGGAACTGCTCCTGGAACCTGACATTCATCACATGTCTCCATGGTCACAGGCATTACTGcggctaatttaaaaaaattactattgAGACATCTGCACTTCCATGATTATTGCAGCATTATGCACAATAGCCAGGATGTAAAAACAACCTAATTATCCATCAATAGTGGATAACTGAAATAACCTAATTATCCATCCACTCTTTATCcaatgagtggataaagaagatgtgatatgtagacatacaatggaatattattcagccttgagaaagaagaaaaccctGCCGTTCctgacaacatggatagacccccgaaggcattatgctaagtgaaataagtcggaGAAAAGACAAACACCGTACGatctcacttacatatggaaCCATAAAAAGACAAAATCAGGGAAGTGGAAAGTAGGATGGAGGGTGCCGGGagctgggaggtggaggggacAGGGAGACATGCTCACAGGGCATCAACTTCCAGTTTTAGGGTTAACGAGTCTGGGGAAATAAAGTACAGCACGGTGATTACAGCTAATGATGTAATGTGTACTCAAATGCTGCTTAGGGAACAGATCTTACCTGTTCTCCCCACAAGAACACAAATAGTAACTGTGTGAAGGCAGGGAGGTGGCAATCACTTTGCAATTTGTAAATGTATCAAGTCAACATATGACACACCTTTACCCTCTGTTGGTTGCCAGTTATATTTCAGTAAAGCTGGGGGAAATGATTCCTCTTAAAGGTTTATTAAATACTTAATGATCACGCTTAATTACTTGAAAATACTTACTTCCATGAAAGCAAGAGGGCTTGGGTTCAGGAGTTCAAAACATGTGACTTCCCattccgttttacagatgaggaaatgggctGAGAGAGGGCAGAGGGATTTGCTTCGGTCTCCTCATCTGCGAAGAGGACCGATCCCAGCGCCCCCACCAAAATGATGAGGGTTACGGGAAGCACATCCGTCAGGCTCAGAGTGGAGCCACCCAGGatgggggcgggagaggggggcatgggggggtgggggcatgggAGGGGCCCCCCACCTCCGCCCGGGGCCCCCCCACCTCCGCCCGCACTGTTTGACTGACCGCCCATTGCTATGGGGGACACGGAACTGCCCCAGACATCTTGGCCTCGAAGCCCAGACCTGTGGGTGGCCCCCACCGCAGGCATCTTGGCCCCCGTTCCAGTGGCTGCCCCGTCCTGCGGTTGCTGCCCCCTCAACCAAGGCCTTGGCCCAGGATGAAAGGctgcggggaggggggaggctgggaagggaggggatgcaaggtggggggtgggcagacaGCGGAGCTGCCCGTGGGCCATGCTGATTGCAAGGCGGAGCTGGGCTCCGTGGGGAGTCTGGGACCCTGGACCCCCAAAGAAGAAACAAGAACCTCAGGAGAATCCCGTTCTCCCCCAGCCCATCACCAGCACCAGGGGCCGGGGAGGCAGACTGCAGGCTGGCGTGGCCTGACAGCACCCCGCGGTCCCCCAGCCCTGGCTCGATTGTCAACTCATCCCGTGTGGCCGTGTGGAAACCCatggttccccccccccccgggcCTCGGTTTCTCCAAGTGTGAAATGAGGGGATTGGATGAGGAGATTTCTGGCATCTGTTCCCTTGTTCCGACTCTTTGTTGCTCTGTTTGacatctgtctctgtctgtctgtctctgtcgcCATCACCCTTCCGTATTTCCGTCTGCATCATCCCTCTTTCTCTGTCACTCTCCACTTGCCCAACCCGAGTCCCTGTTCTCTCTCCCAACTGGTTTCCCCGGCTCCCCCTGCACCCAGCCCATTCCTGGCTCTgatctctctgtgcctt includes:
- the CRYBA4 gene encoding beta-crystallin A4 — translated: MFSGSVSETSGMSLQCTKSAGHWKIVVWDEEGFQGRRHEFTAECPSVLELGFETVRSLKVLSGAWVGFEHAGFQGQQYVLERGEYPSWDAWSGNTSYPAERLTSFRPVACANHRDSRLTIFEQENFLGRKGDLSDDYPSLQAMGWDGNEVGSFHVHSGAWVCSQFPGYRGFQYVLECDHHSGDYKHFREWGSHAQTFQVQSIRRIQQ